A single window of Aspergillus puulaauensis MK2 DNA, chromosome 5, nearly complete sequence DNA harbors:
- a CDS encoding uncharacterized protein (COG:S;~EggNog:ENOG410PMDF;~antiSMASH:Cluster_5.9) has translation MASADTEYSQTLQHITDAKLEELSNKRQIFQKRKAAALEEADSLDSRIQKVRVLSNGVKTCFDVRVDDDGRISDQTHSNRQLVTELSNLDRFLKQAEYDPSISVDTLERWHRSLLSLLDVQTLKYEYATLFARLTMEWLSVKKNPKTREGENKNDDFEELASARKMESKRNWEENVFTPADIDTDTITAFLGDLFHGPSGPVDDESTDTTKDVLKALERLREKVSKFESELTSSTQFNPTTLKWVINGLLSSDLPTEKQRAVLREFLKDDTVLTELADVLNMRLAALHTWSWGPEVAVEQRRQLNGAYHIYMHEDLIQAIFLQYLGVKWSVFFKKSLMNFRKLKGVWKTPRSNVPAEDKKRRRFFLDSREEKPNLQIVKESIHRNAYFVSQLLDNEQQDREVGEGEVEAEAAPARRSAVQQQPVQQPTTVKQIAPRARRLQRIAAHIDSDEDMEFGLIDRGGEMSEHEDLYDSHPFAPKVLKPSNPTQAKQNLLLLLSADITINKRLYGEITCFRAQYGSLYPSLPHATILAVLKFLGVSEKWTGFFEKFLAAPLKFVDEPDVEPRLRRRGTPGSHVLSEVFGEVTLFCLDFLINKESSGESLWRVNDDLWFWSRSQDTSVKAWKGIQRFSETMGLPIGDKSGGAHITAKDGPKTTIQPELPNGRIQWGMLYLNPESGRFEIDQDMVDGHIDELKRQLEDKEASIFGWIQAWNAFASTFFTYNFGTPANCFGQQHVDMMLQTHERIQREIFSSEQGTGDRSVITYLREAIQSRFGNTSIPDGYFFLPIDLGGLELSSPFINLVGQRDSIIASPDTLLDDFFKAEHEKYISLKRRYAAIDKDLVLARNKGFRPVDIDDFMSFEEYTRHRELVSYGPGRQLVHVYDELLSHPSQQVIQYDSTGPVAVGLANVKNQKGLSGIKGEWNDMSPYWKWVAQLYGPEIVERFGGFNVVDHGLLPIGLISQFRSGRVSWREE, from the coding sequence ATGGCTTCAGCTGATACCGAGTACTCTCAAACTCTGCAGCACATCACTGACGCCAAACTCGAGGAGCTGTCCAACAAAAGGCAGATCTTCCAGAAACGCAAAGCTGCTGCCTTGGAAGAGGCCGACTCCTTGGACTCTCGCATCCAAAAGGTCCGTGTTCTGTCGAACGGCGTCAAGACCTGTTTTGATGTTCGTGTCGACGACGATGGGCGCATCTCCGACCAAACACACAGCAACCGTCAACTCGTCACCGAGCTTTCCAACCTCGATCGCTTCCTGAAGCAAGCCGAGTATGATCCTTCGATTTCAGTAGATACGCTGGAACGATGGCATCGCTCTTTGCTGTCGCTGCTTGACGTTCAGACGCTGAAATATGAGTATGCTACACTGTTTGCTCGGCTCACCATGGAGTGGCTGTCTGTGAAAAAGAATCCAAAGACCCGAGAAGGCGAGAATAAGAATGACGATTTTGAAGAGCTGGCCAGCGCCCGCAAGATGGAATCGAAGAGAAACTGGGAGGAAAATGTCTTCACGCCCGCGGACATTGACACCGATACTATCACGGCCTTCCTCGGTGACTTGTTCCACGGCCCATCTGGACCTGTTGACGATGAATCCACTGATACTACCAAGGATGTCCTTAAGGCTCTCGAGAGACTGCGCGAGAAGGTCTCAAAATTCGAGAGTGAACTGACCTCGTCCACCCAGTTCAATCCCACTACACTGAAATGGGTCATAAATGGTCTTCTCAGTTCCGATTTACCCACTGAAAAGCAGCGGGCTGTTCTTAGGGAGTTTCTGAAGGACGACACAGTATTGACCGAGCTGGCCGATGTCCTCAACATGCGACTCGCAGCGTTGCACACTTGGTCCTGGGGCCCCGAAGTGGCCGTCGAACAGCGACGTCAACTTAACGGTGCCTATCACATTTACATGCACGAAGACCTCATCCAAGCGATCTTCCTGCAGTATCTGGGCGTCAAATGGTCGGTCTTTTTCAAGAAGTCGTTAATGAACTTTCGAAAGCTCAAGGGGGTTTGGAAAACCCCGAGGTCTAATGTCCCAGCCGAAGACAAGAAGCGCCGTCGGTTTTTCCTTGACTCCCGCGAAGAGAAGCCCAACTTGCAGATCGTCAAAGAGTCTATCCACCGCAATGCATACTTCGTATCCCAGCTTCTGGATAACGAACAACAGGATAGGGAAgtgggcgagggagaggtGGAAGCTGAGGCGGCGCCCGCGAGAAGAAGCGCCGTGCAACAACAACCCGTACAACAGCCCACAACGGTAAAACAGATCGCACCGCGTGCCCGTCGACTGCAGCGTATCGCGGCGCATATTGACTCAGACGAAGACATGGAATTTGGCCTCATCGATCGCGGTGGAGAAATGTCCGAGCACGAAGACTTGTATGACTCGCACCCTTTTGCGCCGAAAGTCCTGAAGCCCTCAAACCCGACGCAGGCGAAGCAAAACCTGCTACTCCTGCTGAGCGCCGATATCACGATCAACAAACGACTTTATGGTGAGATTACATGCTTCCGCGCTCAGTATGGGTCCCTGTATCCGAGCTTGCCTCACGCAACAATTCTGGCGGTTCTCAAGTTTCTTGGTGTGTCCGAGAAGTGGACTGGCTTTTTCGAGAAGtttcttgctgctcctctgAAGTTTGTTGACGAGCCTGACGTCGAACCCCGGCTCCGCCGTCGTGGTACCCCTGGGTCCCACGTCTTGAGCGAAGTGTTTGGCGAGGTCACCCTGTTTTGTCTCGACTTCTTGATCAACAAGGAGAGCAGCGGTGAGTCCTTGTGGCGAGTAAATGACGATCTCTGGTTCTGGTCGCGGAGCCAGGACACTTCCGTAAAAGCTTGGAAGGGTATCCAAAGATTCAGCGAGACCATGGGTCTCCCCATCGGCGACAAGTCTGGCGGCGCCCACATTACGGCCAAAGATGGGCCCAAGACCACTATCCAGCCAGAATTGCCAAACGGCAGAATCCAATGGGGGATGCTGTATCTAAATCCAGAGTCCGGCCGTTTCGAGATCGATCAAGACATGGTAGATGGCCACATTGACGAGTTGAAACGCCAGCTCGAGGATAAAGAAGCCAGCATTTTCGGCTGGATCCAGGCCTGGAACGCCTTCGCGTCGACCTTCTTTACCTACAACTTCGGCACGCCCGCAAACTGCTTCGGCCAGCAGCACGTCGACATGATGCTCCAAACCCACGAACGCATCCAGCGCGAGATATTCTCATCAGAGCAGGGAACTGGTGATCGCAGCGTCATCACCTACCTCCGCGAGGCCATCCAGTCCCGCTTCGGGAACACTTCGATTCCTGACGggtacttcttcctcccgaTCGACCTGGGCGGCCTAGAACTGTCCAGCCCTTTCATCAACCTCGTCGGCCAGCGGGACTCCATAATTGCAAGCCCAGATACCCTCCTCGATGACTTCTTCAAGGCTGAACACGAGAAGTATATCTCTCTAAAGCGCCGCTACGCCGCTATAGACAAAGACCTCGTCCTCGCGCGGAACAAGGGATTCCGTCctgtcgacattgacgacTTCATGTCCTTTGAGGAGTACACCCGCCACCGCGAACTCGTAAGCTACGGACCGGGGCGTCAACTGGTTCACGTCTACGATGAACTCCTCAGCCACCCCTCGCAGCAGGTGATCCAATACGATTCCACGGGCCCGGTCGCCGTGGGACTCGCGAACGTGAAGAACCAGAAAGGCTTGAGCGGGATCAAGGGCGAGTGGAACGACATGTCGCCGTACTGGAAATGGGTGGCGCAGCTGTATGGACCCGAGATTGTGGAGCGTTTCGGTGGATTTAATGTTGTCGACCACGGCCTGCTGCCTATTGGCCTTATTAGCCAGTTCCGCAGTGGGAGGGTGAGTTGGCGTGAAGAGTAA
- a CDS encoding type I iterative PKS (COG:Q;~EggNog:ENOG410QD7U;~InterPro:IPR016036,IPR016035,IPR016039,IPR018201, IPR042104,IPR014030,IPR011032,IPR013968,IPR001227, IPR032821,IPR014031,IPR014043,IPR020807,IPR020843, IPR020841,IPR013149,IPR029063,IPR036291,IPR013217;~PFAM:PF16197,PF00109,PF08659,PF13489,PF02801, PF00698,PF13847,PF13649,PF13602,PF14765,PF00107,PF08242, PF08241;~SMCOG1022:Beta-ketoacyl synthase;~antiSMASH:Cluster_5.9;~go_function: GO:0004315 - 3-oxoacyl-[acyl-carrier-protein] synthase activity [Evidence IEA];~go_function: GO:0016491 - oxidoreductase activity [Evidence IEA];~go_function: GO:0016740 - transferase activity [Evidence IEA];~go_function: GO:0016746 - transferase activity, transferring acyl groups [Evidence IEA];~go_process: GO:0006633 - fatty acid biosynthetic process [Evidence IEA];~go_process: GO:0055114 - oxidation-reduction process [Evidence IEA]), whose translation MDTNGEIRVDVAGLTLSNDTPKPEQSTIAASPKMQNEGPPPIAIVGMAARLPGGVNSIPSMYEFLRDRNDGLCDVPLSRFNINEFHNDGDIPYSMKSQKAYFIDDDVAMMDASFFGLSEVEAAGSDPRARLLLEVVYECLENAGQTGYRGDRIGCYIGAWGADWAELTLKDGQHRNPMIGAAAGSFFLSSYIAWNLDLHGPTMTIETACSSSMVALHEACQALYSGECSSALVGGANLILTPTLHMNLASSGVLSPPGQCKTFDASADGFGRAEAVNAVLIKPLEDAVRDGDRIRAVIRATAVNNDGRTVVLSTPSADAQESLIRSAYRKAGIDAIDDTAYFECHGTGTMVGDVTEMSAVAKVFPSGVHVGSVKPNFGHSEGTSGITSLIKAVVSLERKAILPHIHMVEPNPKIAFESAGLIVPKHEMAWPQGRKERISVNNFGVGGTNVHVILDSASSFGLDSTVSPALNSTNTRLLVLSANSEKSLRNRIEDIEAYIEGNPKHVADLAFTLGERREHLTQRAFMLATEEATGSFNIGAVDTACTPEITFVFTGQGAQWPGMGKSLIQSFDRFRSSIRLLDFALQRVQHPPAWTLQDLLCNDNSSHQLNSAEFAQPLCCAIQIGLVDLLAHWGITPASVIGHSSGEIAAAYAAGALTAEHAIRVAYHRGQISHKVQRRGGMAAISMDREEVTPYLTEGVVIACENSRQSVTLSGDRDVLEGIMERIQSDDPDALCRLLRVDKAYHSPHMQDAADEYEASLEGLQSRGGSSMMPFFSSVTGARITDPSELDGKYWRRNLESPVLFLAATNAILDSKEDTSNSAFVEIGPHSALSGPLRQIISEHQHGGSCSYIPSLVRGEDPKTSVFYTAGNLYNAGASVSFRAINGEGNLLVDLPPYPWQHDTRYWSQTPAVEAWRLRKYPHHELLGSRVLGSTDLEPSWRNTLSLDDAPWLYGHRVLGKTLFPGAGYIAMAGEAIQQITNSSTLKYQINHLVLKSALFIDSNESVELITNLRPARISDIQDSGWYEFSITSVQAGETTRVCVGQVRAAPSSVPSNMPLVDGTQLKRHATSATWYKGLREIGMDYNREFRGLDDISADPIRHVATGTVKTAKVSPSRYVMHPTTIDRCLQLLSVAMFRGLTRSINIRSLPVLFEDIFVSPESEELYVQAQADIGKGNFILGDVGATSQDQRETVLSITGARLHIIGDDTTAVKEGDLASRPVWKPHIDFIPAASMAKPPPPLTLDTEVSDRLVDLFIAETAARVQDIEPSEDHLLKYKRWLSIGQSRIQKQGTWRLPDFGYAPDCPFDSSAPLQMMAWLTEKTEDYAQLIPLVACMHRVLDNIVGVFEGTVNALHLLMENDGLKDVYDVLLSFDSCNEFFTTLGHSNPELNILEVGAGTGSATARFLEYLHAPDGSRLYSKYTFSDVSAGFLAAARERFSRYDGMEYAVLNISEDLAAQGIELGKYNLVIASNVIHATPSLNRSLFNIKKLLAPGGRLFLQELAEECRGAEYIFGLLPGWWVGENDQRVEKPYVSVDRWRQEMKAAGFNGIDFAIHEQTSLLVNLVSSSPLPPVEPAIVNLLVPGEHSQWILDVAKRFTTNGHQVNICTLDQPRPSEGDTISLLDATGPFLFNISTESFQQLKTFLLSPSVKRVLWVTRMSQMACADPRYGLIHGFLRALHGEAHTDGTSLSILDVEEFDQNTISHLLRVYDHLRRIQVSDESRREEYVLCNGIIHVARFEVADMGKELESSVQGSTPRRLGIESTGLLDSMFWREDALSDPKAGEVLIRVAYIGLNFKVNRLPYKSAMLTTAKDIITALGLIATPDQLGLEGSGVVQSVGPGVSTVKPGDRAIFLGPGCFATHILVPCMKVIPLPREWSLEEGATSPIVSLTAAQCLLRMGKLQPGQSVLIHAAAGGVGIAAIRICRGIGAKIHATVGNDAKAQYLMDTFGIPRSDIFHSRDSSFYTDLMRETGGRGVDIVLSSLSGELLQTSWKCVAPGGTMFDISRRDVLADAMLPMKHFVGRRSFVTVDLGEYMEEATDQSANFSIPVNQGLVGPISPVTCFDASDVPAAFRHMQTGQHIGKIVVRIPEDLNTLPTRDTRAEITFSPDYAYLLSGGLGGLGRALSNWMVEKGARCLVYLSPSAGTTDEHRTFAEELKCQSCDVISIQGTAADMSDVQKAISHSPKPVKGVFQLALALKDITFERMTFEDWTIPLTAKVSGTWNLHQAFQNTALDFFVMLGSIAGIAGMTGQCNYSAANTFIHALESHRLALGQPASVLDLGPIADIGYVSRSPVLTKIFSGRFEFQFIKEMEMLDAVEALIYHSTSSRSSLASRYDLNHIILGLTPTAPWIRQRGDTRLAILNNRAQRRQQDPDTVDDIVDFVAQVESEPEVLNRPSTEEFLIVKVGHMIKTPNSKAPAKPDLKALAGIPIDSLIAIEARAWARKRLGVQISLSDITAAGNVKGLVNLAIDGMKKRYSVS comes from the exons ATGGATACAAATGGCGAGATCAGGGTTGACGTGGCCGGCCTCACACTTTCCAATGATACCCCGAAACCCGAACAGTCAACAATTGCAGCTTCGCCAAAAATGCAGAACGAAGGCCCCCCTCCTATCGCCATCGTGGGAATGGCTGCCAGACTACCAGGAGGAGTAAattccatcccatccatgTACGAATTCCTTCGGGACCGAAACGACGGCCTATGCGATGTCCCCCTATCCAGATTCAACATTAATGAATTCCACAATGACGGAGACATCCCCTACTCGATGAAGAGCCAGAAGGCATATTTCATTGACGACGACGTGGCCATGATGGATGCTTCGTTCTTTGGTCTATCCGAAGTGGAGGCTGCTGGCTCGGACCCTCGCGCGAGGCTCTTACTGGAAGTGGTTTACGAATGCCTGGAGAATGCAGGACAAACCGGATACCGCGGGGACAGGATTGGCTGTTATATCGGTGCTTGGGGCGCGGATTGGGCAGAACTTACTCTCAAAGATGGTCAACATCGGAACCCGATGATTGGCGCTGCAGCAGGGAGTTTCTTCTTGTCGAGCTATATCGCGTGGAACTTGGATCTGCATGGACCGAC GATGACGATTGAAACTGCATgctcctcgtccatggtAGCCCTGCATGAAGCCTGTCAAGCCCTATACTCCGGCGAGTGTTCATCCGCGCTTGTAGGAGGAGCCAACCTGATTCTCACCCCGACACTACACATGAACCTGGCAAGTAGCGGGGTCCTCTCTCCACCGGGGCAATGCAAGACATTCGATGCGTCCGCAGATGGATTTGGACGCGCGGAGGCCGTGAATGCCGTTTTAATAAAACCGCTAGAGGATGCAGTACGAGACGGGGACAGAATCCGCGCTGTGATCAGAGCAACAGCTGTAAATAACGATGGGCGGACAGTGGTCCTCTCAACGCCTTCAGCAGATGCACAGGAATCACTTATTCGGAGTGCGTATAGAAAGGCGGGTATTGATGCCATAGACGACACCGCATATTTTGAGTGCCATGGGACTGGGACGATGGTAGGGGATGTCACAGAGATGTCTGCGGTGGCCAAGGTCTTCCCCAGTGGCGTTCACGTTGGATCG GTGAAGCCCAATTTCGGCCATTCTGAGGGTACGTCGGGTATTACGAGTCTCATCAAGGCCGTGGTGTCCCTGGAGAGGAAGGCCATACTACCACACATTCATATGGTCGAACCGAATCCAAAGA ttgCATTCGAGAGTGCAGGCTTAATAGTGCCGAAGCATGAGATGGCATGGCCACAAGGTCGAAAGGAGAGAATCAGCGTGAACAATTTCGGCGTAGGAGGAACAAATGTCCAT GTCATTTTAGATTCTGCCTCCTCGTTCGGACTGGACAGTACTGTTTCCCCAGCTCTAAACTCAACAAATACCCGGCTCCTAGTACTCTCAGCCAACAGTGAAAAATCCCTTCGTAATCGAATAGAAGACATAGAGGCTTACATTGAAGGAAATCCAAAACATGTTGCCGATCTTGCATTTACACTGGGAGAGCGTCGAGAACATCTCACGCAACGGGCATTTATGCTGGCCACCGAGGAGGCAACCGGTTCGTTCAATATCGGCGCTGTCGACACTGCATGCACACCAGAGATTACGTTTGTTTTCACAGGCCAGGGGGCACAGTGGCCAGGGATGGGAAAATCGTTGATACAGTCCTTTGATCGGTTCCGGTCGAGTATCAGACTGCTTGATTTTGCCCTTCAAAGAGTGCAACACCCACCAGCATGGACTTTGCAAG ATCTTCTCTGCAATGATAACAGCTCACACCAATTAAACTCGGCAGAATTTGCACAGCCATTATGTTGTGCCATTCAAATCGGCCTCGTGGATCTTCTGGCCCACTGGGGAATTACGCCAGCGTCCGTCATCGGCCACTCCAGTGGTGAGATAGCAGCCGCGTATGCTGCCGGGGCTCTCACTGCCGAACATGCGATTAGAGTCGCTTACCATCGCGGCCAAATCTCGCATAAAGTGCAACGGCGAGGGGGTATGGCCGCCATCAGCATGGACCGCGAGGAGGTAACTCCCTACCTGACCGAAGGAGTAGTGATTGCTTGCGAGAATAGCCGGCAGAGTGTTACACTATCAGGAGACCGAGATGTGCTGGAGGGTATTATGGAAAGAATTCAATCTGATGACCCTGATGCGCTGTGCCGCCTGCTTCGCGTCGACAAAGCATACCACTCTCCCCATATGCAGGACGCCGCTGACGAATATGAAGCTTCCCTTGAAGGGTTGCAGTCAAGAGGTGGTTCGTCCATGATGCCGTTCTTCTCGTCTGTCACTGGGGCACGTATTACCGACCCATCTGAGTTAGACGGTAAATATTGGCGACGGAACCTAGAGTCCCCTGTGCTCTTCCTAGCTGCAACCAATGCGATACTAGATTCCAAAGAGGACACTTCAAATTCAGCATTCGTTGAGATCGGTCCTCATTCAGCCCTTTCTGGACCACTACGACAAATTATCTCTGAGCACCAACACGGGGGATCATGCTCCTACATACCGTCCCTAGTACGAGGAGAAGACCCAAAAACATCCGTGTTCTACACTGCCGGAAACCTCTACAATGCAGGGGCCTCTGTCAGCTTTCGTGCAATCAACGGCGAGGGAAACCTGCTTGTGGATTTACCCCCATACCCGTGGCAGCATGATACCAGGTACTGGAGCCAGACACCTGCAGTCGAGGCCTGGAGGCTGCGCAAGTATCCCCACCATGAATTACTAGGCTCTCGAGTATTAGGGTCCACAGATCTAGAGCCCTCATGGCGGAACACGCTATCTCTTGACGATGCCCCGTGGCTATACGGGCACAGGGTCCTGGGAAAGACACTTTTCCCTGGTGCTGGATACATCGCAATGGCCGGGGAAGCAATTCAGCAAATAACAAACTCATCGACCTTGAAATACCAGATTAACCATCTCGTCCTCAAAAGCGCCCTCTTCATCGACAGCAACGAGTCGGTGGAACTCATCACCAATCTGAGACCAGCTCGGATTTCCGATATCCAGGACTCGGGTTGGTATGAGTTCTCGATTACGTCTGTCCAGGCCGGCGAAACAACGCGGGTATGTGTCGGCCAAGTACGAGCTGCTCCGTCCTCAGTCCCATCCAATATGCCACTGGTAGATGGCACGCAGCTCAAGCGGCACGCCACTTCGGCGACCTGGTACAAAGGACTACGGGAGATTGGAATGGACTACAACCGTGAATTCCGTGGTCTGGACGACATCTCTGCAGACCCAATACGCCACGTAGCAACAGGCACGGTCAAGACGGCAAAAGTGTCGCCCAGTCGGTATGTCATGCATCCAACGACTATCGATAGATGCCTACAACTGCTTTCAGTGGCCATGTTTCGAGGCCTCACCCGCAGTATTAATATCCGGAGCCTTCCTGTTCTATTCGAGGATATCTTCGTTAGTCCGGAAAGTGAAGAGCTCTATGTGCAAGCCCAGGCTGATATAGGAAAGGGCAACTTTATCCTTGGAGACGTAGGTGCCACGTCCCAAGACCAAAGGGAAACTGTTCTGTCAATTACAGGCGCACGGCTCCATATCATAGGTGATGATACCACGGCAGTCAAGGAAGGCGACCTGGCATCCAGGCCAGTCTGGAAGCCTCATATCGATTTTATACCCGCGGCATCAATGgcaaagccaccaccaccactgacACTCGATACCGAGGTCAGCGACAGGCTGGTCGACCTTTTTATAGCCGAGACTGCTGCTCGAGTACAAGACATTGAGCCTTCAGAGGATCACCTTCTCAAGTACAAACGGTGGCTCAGCATCGGTCAATCCAGGATACAGAAACAAGGGACATGGAGACTCCCCGACTTTGGATACGCACCGGACTGTCCCTTTGACTCTTCTGCTCCATTACAAATGATGGCATGGTTGACCGAGAAAACTGAGGATTACGCTCAACTCATCCCTCTAGTCGCCTGCATGCACCGGGTGTTAGACAACATTGTGGGCGTGTTCGAGGGGACGGTTAATGCCCTACATCTCCTAATGGAGAACGACGGCTTAAAGGACGTCTACGACGTGCTTCTATCTTTCGACTCGTGCAACGAGTTCTTCACTACCCTGGGCCACTCGAATCCGGAATTGAACATTCTCGAAGTAGGAGCTGGGACGGGCAGCGCAACAGCTCGGTTCTTGGAATATCTGCACGCCCCCGATGGCAGTCGCCTGTATTCAAAATACACCTTCAGCGACGTCTCGGCGGGCTTTCTGGCGGCGGCAAGGGAGAGGTTCTCGAGGTATGATGGAATGGAGTACGCAGTCCTGAATATCAGTGAAGATCTTGCGGCGCAGGGTATTGAGTTGGGGAAATATAATCTGGTTATCGCCTCTAAT GTCATCCATGCTACGCCCAGCCTCAATAGATCGCTGTTCAACATCAAGAAGCTCCTTGCTCCGGGTGGTCGGCTATTCCTGCAGGAACTTGCTGAAG AATGCCGAGGAGCCGAGTATATATTC GGCCTACTACCAGGCTGGTGGGTAGGCGAAAATGACCAGCGCGTCGAAAAGCCCTATGTCTCTGTAGACCGATGGAGGCAGGAGATGAAGGCCGCTGGATTCAACGGCATCGACTTTGCAATCCACGAGCAGACCAGTCTACTCGTCAACCTAGTCTCCAGCAGCCCGCTGCCACCAGTAGAACCGGCAATAGTTAACCTCCTAGTCCCAGGAGAACATTCCCAATGGATCTTGGATGTCGCAAAGCGATTCACAACGAATGGCCATCAAGTCAACATATGTACCCTGGACCAACCACGTCCGAGCGAGGGAGATACCATCTCGCTACTCGACGCAACAGGGCCGTTCCTCTTCAATATTTCGACAGAGAGTTTCCAGCAGCTAAAGACATTCCTACTCAGCCCATCCGTCAAACGTGTGTTATGGGTTACCAGGATGTCGCAGATGGCCTGTGCCGATCCACGATATGGCCTGATCCATGGCTTTTTGCGCGCGCTTCATGGCGAAGCTCATACAGATGGCACGAGTTTGTCTATACTTGATGTCGAGGAGTTTGACCAGAATACGATATCCCATCTGTTACGGGTGTACGACCACCTTCGTCGGATTCAAGTGTCAGATGAATCGAGGCGCGAGGAATATGTACTCTGCAACGGAATAATCCACGTTGCAAGGTTCGAGGTCGCAGATATGGgaaaggagctggagagttCAGTGCAAGGTTCTACCCCTAGGAGGTTAGGGATCGAGTCTACAGGGCTGCTGGACTCGATGTTTTGGAGAGAAGATGCGCTTTCCGACCCGAAGGCCGGAGAGGTTCTCATCAGGGTGGCATATATTGGACTAAACTTCAAGGTAAATAGACTCCCCTACAAAAGTGCAATGTTGACAACAGCCAAGGACATCATCACAGCCCTTGGGCTTATTGCAACCCCAGACCAACTTGGTTTAGAAGGGAGTGGGGTGGTCCAGTCTGTAGGTCCTGGCGTATCTACCGTCAAGCCTGGAGACAGAGCGATATTCCTCGGGCCAGGATGTTTTGCGACGCATATTCTAGTGCCTTGCATGAAAGTAATACCTCTACCCAGAGAGTGGTCACTGGAGGAGGGCGCCACCTCCCCAATCGTCTCTCTAACCGCAGCACAATGTCTTTTGAGAATGGGAAAACTGCAGCCTGGTCAG TCCGTATTGATCCATGCAGCCGCTGGAGGGGTTGGTATCGCGGCCATCAGGATATGCAGAGGCATAGGCGCCAAG ATACATGCCACCGTCGGCAATGATGCCAAGGCGCAGTATTTGATGGACACCTTCGGTATTCCGCGATCTGATATATTCCACTCGCGCGATTCTTCATTCTATACCGACCTAATGCGGGAAACTGGTGGGCGTGGAGTAGATATAGTGTTGAGCTCTCTAAGTGGCGAACTACTCCAGACGTCGTGGAAATGTGTAGCTCCAGGCGGGACCATGTTCGATATCAGCAGGAGGGATGTACTGGCCGATGCGATGCTCCCCATGAAACACTTTgtgggaagaagatccttCGTTACCGTGGACCTAGGAGAGTATATGGAAGAAGCGACGGATCAGTCTGCAAATTT CTCCATTCCAGTAAATCAGGGGCTCGTGGGGCCTATTTCGCCAGTGACCTGCTTTGACGCATCCGATGTGCCGGCTGCCTTCCGCCATATGCAAACCGGGCAGCATATTGGAAAGATTGTGGTTCGAATACCGGAGGATCTTAACACACTACCTACGAGGGATACCCGTGCGGAAATTACATTTTCACCCGATTATGCGTATCTTCTCAGCGGCGGACTAGGTGGCCTAGGACGCGCCTTGTCGAACTGGATGGTGGAAAAAGGGGCTCGGTGTTTAGTATATCTCTCCCCAAGCGCAGGAACAACCGACGAACATAGAACATTTGCAGAAGAGCTCAAATGCCAGAGTTGCGatgtcatctccatccagggTACAGCGGCCGATATGTCGGATGTGCAAAAGGCCATATCGCACAGCCCGAAACCAGTCAAAGGGGTCTTCCAGCTCGCCTTAGCCTTGAAG GACATAACATTCGAGCGTATGACGTTCGAAGACTGGACTATCCCACTGACGGCCAAGGTTAGCGGTACTTGGAACCTGCACCAGGCATTCCAGAACACAGCTCTAGACTTCTTCGTCATGCTTGGATCCATAGCTGGCATTGCCGGAATGACTGGCCAGTGCAACTACTCGGCAGCAAATACATTCATCCACGCTCTGGAAAGCCACAGACTGGCTCTCGGCCAACCAGCCTCTGTCCTTGATCTCGGCCCGATAGCAGATATAGGCTACGTGAGTCGCAGTCCAGTGCTAACCAAAATATTCAGCGGCCGATTCGAATTCCAATTCATaaaagaaatggaaatgCTAGATGCAGTGGAGGCCCTGATATACCATTCGACATCCTCACGGTCCTCGTTAGCGAGTCGATATGACCTCAACCACATAATCCTAGGTCTCACACCAACAGCCCCCTGGATCCGGCAACGCGGCGACACCCGGCTCGCGATCCTGAATAATCGAGCCCAGAGACGGCAACAGGACCCTGACACCGTCGACGACATCGTTGACTTTGTAGCCCAGGTGGAGTCTGAGCCAGAAGTCCTCAACCGCCCATCGACCGAGGAATTCCTGATAGTAAAAGTAGGACATATGATCAAGACGCCAAATTCCAAAGCCCCCGCAAAACCCGACCTGAAGGCGCTCGCTGGTATCCCTATTGACTCTCTCATTGCAATCGAAGCCAGGGCGTGGGCCAGGAAGCGGCTGGGTGTACAGATAAGTTTGTCTGATATTACAGCAGCAGGCAATGTAAAGGGATTGGTAAATTTGGCAATTGacgggatgaagaagaggtatTCTGTTTCGTAG